Below is a window of Quercus robur chromosome 6, dhQueRobu3.1, whole genome shotgun sequence DNA.
ttagtaaatatatgataatggtaagaagcgttacaaatgagatcactaaaaaatatatatatataattaattagctACTATAATTATGAAATAGTAAAGATTcactatatatgtgtgtgtgtgtgtgtgtgtaaaggtaaaaaaaggtatatttaaggtttttggtaacttaaaaactaataaaaaaccaatagttaataactaaaattatagtattaataaaatatttaatgagaccatcctaaaaaaaattatcacgcgCAATGCACGAGTGTGCGACTAGTAAccttaaaaagcatcacacatCGATCAGACAATTacttatcaagaaaaatttaaCAAGATAAACCGATATCATTAAGAAAAACCAGCACACAGGCACGAAGACACCAAAACCTGGACAAAGCCTTATCCCAATTACCAAGACTATGAAACCTActaaccttttttattttttttttattttttttttttatagtaaccTACTAACTATTAAGCCGGTTCAAATGAATGTAGCGCAAAAGTTTTTGTCCAAATCATAAGACACCAAATCTTTTCAGCATATTTCACAATGCACTTTTTCCCTAGCATTCACCTTTTTCTAACACTCATCAACCAAATCAATCAATACCagtagaataatttttttttttttttggtacacaTGACCAAGTAACCACGTAATACATCTTTCTCCGATCTCACCCTGGTGATGCTTAACAAATCATACATTCAAGATCAATCAATTTGCTTTTAACACATATATGAAAACAAACCTAAATTTCTTAAACGAGTGTTTCTTTGTTGTCCACGTTTGTACTGTAAATGTAATGCATGAACCATTTagtaagaaatttaaatttttaatacaatgattaaagaaatatatataatcttttggCTTCTAGAAGACTACAACCCAAAATCTAGTGTCATAGTGTACCAGAAAAATCATGAACAGTATATCATAAACCACATTAGCTTTCTTGCCAGATCTAGAAGTACCTATTCCCACCAAAGTACTTTACGTTTTGCCCCGGAGCTCTAATTCCTTATTTCGCTTATCccaacaattaaatttaaactaaagttggtgccaaaaatttgatagttattcCAATTTTTATATCAAGAAAAAGAGGGAACTTTTTCCTATGACTTATATTAGCACATGAAGATAATGTAGGTAATGGAAAACCAATGCCTTTCATTGCGCCCCATACAAAACCAATGACTTCAATTAGCACATGAAGATGAAGTATAGAGAAGTGAGTGCATGTCACCACTCACCACATCAAATCGATGTATACCCTCTGTCCCATTCTGAGCTAAAAACATCAAACACAGCCTCCATCCCACAAGTCACTgccatttcaaattttttttaccgCCCACCACAAGGCACTGCTAAGCTATGcgggaaaaaaatcaaagaatacGTAAAATCCAGTAATCAACAAAAGACAGACAGGGACAGAGGCCTTAAGGGCAATATTGCCAATACCCTACTAgcaactatatattttgatggtaAATTTGACCGGTGCCCTAATCCCCTATAGCCTTCTCCTATAGGGGAACGTATGATAAAGAATGTCAATCGGCCAGTATTGGCACTAAACATTGAACATCAAGATTCCCTTACCTTTGTTTTGGATAGAAATTCAAAATCTACATGGAAGAAAGGCATTGCAATCCATATCAGGGTTAGCTATATTTAGACAtgggaataaatttttttgcctATGAATGGCAGTATGAAGCTGTAAAAGTACCCCTTGTGATTGGTTTAATCACTCATTCCCTTCTATCTGATATGCTTGTCCATCAAtcataatgataatgataaatATCCAACTAAGTCATCAACAATAACCTTTTTAAAGGATAGGATATTATGGGATAAAGATGATATCTGCTTTACTCTTCAACTTAAAGAATAAACAATGCAAATTTTGCATAATCAGGAATTATCTCATTAAATTTTCTCCCAGCTTGAGCAAATAGTCTTCAACTTACTTTGTTTCATACAAATGGGAGGGAGAAGTCCAAAaactgaagaaaagaaattataagTAAAAACATGATACACCAAAATTAAATGCTTTATGATCCTCACCAAGTCCtcctagggaaaaaaaagattaaatacaaaaagagagagacataacacattacaaagaaaaacttaaatgaaGGAAGAAACATGatccaccaaaaataaatacatcataATCCTCTCAAAAAATATCAACCAACACCACCATGTAAATGACATGGTAAACAATACTCTCTTGTCAGGATGCCAAATGAAGGTCATGGATAGGATTACCAAAGAAATCTAAAGTGAAAAGTTGTGATGAAACTAATCAACAAAGAAATTCTTTGAACTGCTAAAAGACCTACACCACCATCCATCTAAAAATCAGCAAAGAAACTCTTTGAACTGCTACAATTGGCTCCTTTAATTGCACTCTCTTGGTACCTGAAAGATTCAaacattaaaatcaaatttacaCATAGATGCCCTCAATTAAAGAGAGCCACCTTGATCCCATTAAATTATTGTAATGTGTGTGATATTCCCTCAAAATAATAGTTAATGCATAGAGGATCAAAAAGCGATAAATGACCCATAGTAATAGCACTTGAAAAGACAATTTAGCATATGATTATATgataaaatgattttaaatttgGTCATTTACAAGGATCAATTACATTCTCCAACATATAAACAAGCTATAAGAAAAAGTTGCAAGCTGTTCAGATGCAATGAAAAAAACAATAAGCAGAAATCCAAATTATAAACCATGTGCTGGTTACAAATTCTATTGCAAAGTCAATGCTAATTCCAAGTGAATGAATTTACTTTTCATTGGCTTTCAAAGCAGTCATAAATGCATATGTACTGGTAACAATAACTTGCACCAAATCTGAGGTAAAGACGAAAGATCATAGTGCATAAAGCAcaaagaaatatttatttttatttatttttggaagtcaattgtattttattttaagtcttAGAAGTTAATtgggttattttatttatttcctagAGTCAAGGTTATTTTTATGAATCAATCATTGGGATTTCCCAAATCAACTAGAATCAGGTTTCATAAGTCTaatagaattaatttttttgtcataGTAATCTATATTTTACGCCTTTGGAGACAATTTACAATTTGCTTGATTAATAACAATTTCTCTTGGGAATTTTTCAATGGTTTAGTGTTGACTCCCACCAATGCTTAGATGCTAACTCCTAGGTCTTCTATCTCGCTCGGTGTTGACTCCAAACAATACTAGGCGCTGACTCCTAGGTGATCTTTATTGTttccatttttcaatttttgtggtaTCAAGTTTTGGTTTTGTCCTATGCCATAACACCTAAGCCAGTCATTTAACAAGTGACGAGCAAACAAACACTCATTTGGGGATTAATTGAGCTTTTTATACAACCAAGAGAATAATGGGGTGTACAAAGCTTTAAACTACAGCCCCATCCCTTGCCAAGTTGCCCCCTAAATTTTGATTAGAACAAgattattcaagaaaatattattttgtcaaTCACTGGTAAGCAAATAGTTTTAAacacatcttcaaatgaatTGGTTGAAAAGCATTCCAACTAAATAATCTTTGATGAAGATAACTAAGGGTTTTCTCAATAGATGAAAGAGAGatattttttcacataaaattcCCTAAAGGACAAGATATACATTTGTTAATACTTGGATCACTCTTAATGCTGAATGAAAACTCAGGAGATTGTAAATATTGTTCTCCAAATAAGTATGTATGTATTCTTGTTTCAAGAAACAAGAAGTCACACTGAACcatctaaaaaattaatgttcaaCCTTTTATCTAAAGACAAGATGGGCAATTACTTACAAAAAGCATAACCccataaaaatgaatattttggTTTGCCGTTTTTGGATTTGAGGTTGTCAACTTGAAGCACCCTGCAAAATGGTTAACAAGAACCAAAATCATTCAAACTGAAGATATGGAGTAAATTTACTGAGTAAACTAATTATCCATGTAAACAAGTAGTAAAAAGGCTAATAGGAATCATCAATGAAAATGTCAATTACAGACAGATAATATGGTGCATCAAACTGATTTTATCGCAATACACCCTGGGTTATATCCAAACTTCCTCTAGCCAAACTACATATTATCAGAATAAATAACATAATACGAGTGAAGAGATAAAATTACAACTTGATGTCTTTATCTGAAAGTATACAAATGCATATATTTAATCATGAGATCTACTGTATCTAAGAGCCCAGTTCCTCCATATGAGATGTGACAATCTGACACTTTTTGATTGTTTGACTCATTTCTCCCCCAGACAGGTATGAAATTCACCAAGTATACTATGAAGGACATTCAGAAATGAATGAGTTCTCCGTTAACTCCCATTGACATGGGTTAGGCTTAAAAATCTTCATTTCCCAAATTCCTCATCTAAAGCAATCATAACAGTAAATGAGACAGATGTGCTGGGAAAAAGGTAGCTCCAAGATACCTCGTTTGCACATAGATTACATACAACAAGAAGACCATGAAATTTTGTGCACAAGTGAAGAATTGAGATTAGTGCCATGTTACATGGCACAAACCATAAAGATTCAAAAACTTACGTTTTTCAGCGGTGGCGCCCATCCTGCAGTAATGTCTGAAATTGCATGAGAAAATCATATTAGTACAAACAGATACAGAGAACCGAAAAATTGCACTATATTATTAAGGGACAAAGCCAGTTTGGAGGAATCTCCTCCTATCCATTATCTAGCCATTTAGATGACTATCCATGTATTCTTAATCACATAATCTATTAAGTCATTTAAACCAGTCACATGGTTGTGTGATTATCATTTGATATCATATTTATGTGATTATCAAATGGAAGGCAAAATTGGTTAAAGAGATTTACAAAGTAGAGTATGTGCTGATCCTCCCATTCCTGAATATTCACCAGAACATCACTAAAGCAGGGGATCTGCAAAACAACTTGTACAGTGATGCCTCAGAGGTTTTAAACTCCCTTAAACATGACaaactaaaaccaaaaaaagaaacaacaaaaataatcctTTAGACTAATAGGACCTTTCAAGAATTTATCACAGTATGCATTACTTGATTCAGCTTGCCTTTATAGATCTAAGATATATTGGTGTCTAAGAATTGAACCTGAGACACCTAATATATGAATGCAAGATCAATTTCTACCACTTCACTTTAGGAAATCTAGTTCATATTTACTGCCAATCTGATTTACAACAGAACTGCAAAGTTTagcattttcttctaaatatgAATTAATCTCATTACATACTACTCATTGCATGGCcaattcattatttattattctttaattagAAGTGAAAATGCAACTACACCTTAAATGAAATCAAACATTGAAGGAAATTAAGCAATTACTTACTGACTCCtgttaaaaaagaataataataagtagCCACATCACATGTACTTCACGTATGCTCTgaggctttttctttttgcatttagtgCCATAATTTTCCATACTTTCCAATTTGAGATACTACTGAAAACCTTAGCACAACTATAGATACAACtgaaaaccaaataaatattttaaatcaatGACATTATTTGAAAACCTAAAAAGATGACAAAATTACGTTCTTGGCGTTGGGATCTGGCAGACAGCAGAAAGTGGAACCATTGTTGACAAAATGTAACCCGATTGTATCTctgttgcatttaaaaaaataaataaatccagtCATAAATCAAATATGTAAGAGAATGAAGAAAACTTGATAGAACATACCTTTTGACTGATGACAtggtatttttcattaaatttcgTTGAATGTACCTTTTGCTGAAACTCCCAGTGGTGATTGCTCTGCTCAATATGAAGAATAAGGAAGTGTGagatgtttaaatttcacataATGGAATCAGGTTCTGTATTAAGAATTTAAATTGCAAGGAACATACCTTTGGATTGACTATTGTGCACTGAAAATCTGTAGTGAATTGAGTTTGCTGATGTTATAAAGTTTGACTATTTCCCACATTCTTGATAAATATCTGGAGCAAGGTCCTATCCTTGTTCACCTTACTCTTGAAGTAGCAACACTAAAAAACCGTGTACCACCTCCTAAAAATTCTCACCCCCATTAGTGTTCCGTTTGATTATAAATTGCATGATactttcataaatttatttaaaaaagaacaataatttaataaatgttAAAGGAATGTAGTACCTGATGCAATTGTATCAAAcaaattcaacccaaaaaaagtttgtatctaatgcaaaaaaggggaaaaaaagtattGAGCTGCTAATAACTGTTAAAATAATACCAGTATAAAATGAAAGCAGCCAAAAACAATAGTATCAAAccaaccccccaccccccccccccccccccctccaaaaaaataaataccttCTGAGTCATTGATTGTGGAAAATTTTCTCATGCTGTTGTGAAACTCCCAGAGATTGTAAAATTCATGAGATGTTTAAAAGTTCCACCTAATGGATTGCATCTGTTTCAATTTCAAGAAGATAAGAGctgagagaaaagagagtgcgtctatttcaatttcaaaaaggATAAGAGATGATGAGGTTGTAAATTACTGAGAACGTGGGTTTAGTGGAGGTTTTAAATTGTGggcttttattttacaaatttatctCCCTTAGTTGAAAAACTGTAAGTAAGCAGGGAGGAAATATTCCGGGATATCTAAGACTTAGAGTTCGCGGCTTGGAAGCTAGTagtattgaaaataataaatgaagtcAGGGTAGCTTTCTTTATGACATAATACAGTGATTCTCTATACCTTCACTCCACATTCATATATCAAAACCTGAAGATTGGAAATAATAAGAATCTTATTTAAGTCTATTCCTTCAAGTTGATTTACAGGTCACCCAGCTTCTATATATAACCTTAATAtcatctctttttttaaaaaaacaatttatttatggAAACCTCAATATCATCTTGAATCTTCATTCAAATTGAACTCAAGATTTTCGTTTTTCGGTCTAAAAGTAATAATACACGGATTCAGCATTAATAGCAAATATATGTTATAAAAACCATCATAGATTCTAGTATATCCCAATATTAATATGCCTTCaccaaagcaacaaaaaaatggacatgaaaaacaaaaaaccaaattgaATATCTAAGGATATGGTACATAACCCAAGCATAAAATCAAGAAAGGAAGAAATTGGGCCTTACTGTTAACAACAGAGGTCTTGAGCCATTCCAAAACATTGAAGGTAACCTTACTTGGCACTTGATTGATGTTAAGCTAAGCAAACATTATGCACCAGAAGCAGACAAATATGATCAATAAATGACAAATAtcataataaaagaaaaccaaattgCAAGGTGGAAAGATATCTTGGGCGCCACCAATTACTTCACAGCAACAAGGCCAGGTAACTGCATtacaataaatgaataaaagaaattaaatacttattttataatttataattgcaTTAAAATTCATGATTCCCTAatgaatgaagagagagagagagaggcacccAAATATGTAACAAAAAGGAGGCACACCTTGGTAGAGAATGGTGCCACTATGTCTTTAGGGATATTCTTTTACATCATAATTATGTGTTGTTTGCAAAATGAAGATGAAGAGATTGAAGAAGGATGATGAAGGTAGCAAGAGTTAAGAGAAGCTTCATCTTTAGCCGAGTCTCAACCTCAACCTTATTCTGTTCAGATAgatttggtttattcaattgcCCAAGAGATTTAGAAAATAACCACAGTTCCTCAAAGCTTTCTCCTGTACTTTAGataattggttttttatttacaaCCATTGATGGAAAAGTGAACATGAAAAATTCTGCACATATGTGCTTCAGCTGAATGAAAAGCAATACAGATGGCCAATTACGATGGTTGAATTTCCAAAATCTATAGCAACCAACCCAAATGATATGGAATTTCCAGAACTCTGATGGTTGAATTTGAACAACTTTGGAATCTCAGCTCCTGGCAGTACAAGATAATCAGGTTTACTCTGAAATCAAAACAGGTTTACTctgaaatcaaaatcaattttgaaatatttacatGTTGATCACAAACTATTATTGAGTAGAGGCTAACCAGCAAAGAAGTTATACGGGCCAATTATGAAATGATGACCAGAAGCATTGAATAGAATCACTTGCTACAGCTGCAAGTCCATTGTCATGCAGACCAATCATTTGATGAAGTCCTCAGAAATTCCGATGCTTAATTGTTTCCAAGCTGCAGAATTTAATTATGTCACACAACAGTTCAATGAATAagcaaattgttctttgttaaACTGCAAATTCGCTCTTGGAATTTTTCTATTGCGATTACTTAATAAAACAGACATAGCATGCTACAATCTCAATAACGTAGCAACTTTCACTCCAAAATCACACCTTTTACTTTATAAACCGCTTTTAAGGAAAACAAATACCACATGACTACAAGGGCCGTAAGCTATTACTCAATAGAATATTCAAGCGtgcaaaacacaacaaaaactTGAATAAAAGCAAAAGACCATAAAAGCACTTCATTTATGTATATATGTCCAACAAACAAAGCAAGCActcattttatattaaaaacattaccattcaaacaaccaaaaaaagagagggttTGGAGTTGTAATACTTACTAGTGAAGGGGACTAACTTGGCGTTGGAGCAGATGGGAATCAGGGAAACAAAGTGAGGCATAATTCCTTGAAGTCTGATCAAGATGTCCTCGCTTTCTTCGGTGGTGGAACCATATTGAAATCAGAGTCATCATTTAAACAGTCATGGGCCATTGAAGACGAACCCATATAGAAATCAGAGTCATCATTTACACTGGCATGGGCCATTGAAGACGAACCCAAATGAAACCCACTACTAACACCTGAGCCTAACTCCAAATTGGGCTGGGCAAAGCCAAAGTCAAACCCATTTGTCAAATCATGGAACAGAGGAGGCTCACTTTCTCTTTCATTTGAATCATTTAGTGACAAACTCAAATCGCACCCATCGTTATGAATGCCCTTCAAAAGCCTCAAATCATTTACGGTATTGGAAACCTCATGATCCATATTTGGACCAGGTAACAATGCAAGGAGTTCAGAGTTAGTAGGGGCCGATAAATACACATTCAAATCACCAAGAAAGCCCTTCAAACCAGGTTCAAAACCATAAGAAGTGGGGAAAACAGGTTGAAAAGGCGGGAGCTCAGTGTCATTCAAAACTGAGGATGACCCATATCTGATTTCTGAGGCAAGTAAGTAAGTAATATCTGATTTCTGAGGACAGCAGATGCATTCTACATTCACCCCCACCCATTTTACAAAATCATTGTtatatacaaaatcaaaattgtgGTCATGGATTTTACATGAAACCTCAACCTCCACCTGATTCTGTTCATAATATAGATATGGTTTACTCAACTGCCCTAGAGATTTAGAAAATAACCACAGTTCCTCCCAGCTTTCTTCACTGTATGAATTTGTGATATACCAATTACAACCATTGACGGAAACGTCAACCTCAGAGTGTCGACATCTTAAACGATCCTCCGCAGAACGAAAAGCAACACAGACGACCAATTTTGGAAATTTGCAACCAACCTTGAATGATATGGAATTTCCAAAACTCTGATGATTGAATTTAAGTGACTTTGGAATCTCAGTTCCTGGTAGTAAAATAGACCTATCCTCAATTTCAGAATCAGATTTAGATTCAGAGTCAGATTCAGATTCAGAGTCGTCAAAGAGATCCATTAATATGTCGCTTCTTGCACCTTCACGGACTCTATTCGGTAGAATCCCTAGAATTTTTCCAAACTGCTTGCattaaacaaaaacaaggaATTGAAGTTTGTGGAAGAAGTTAACAAAAAAACTGTATCTTTACTACTTAATTATCAAAGAGAGAGACCTCACCTGATTCAATAATCTACTTGATGATTGTGGAAGCAACGATGGGCATCCTACTATTCTCACACGTCTAATAGATTGTGGAAGCCTTGGAACTTGAATTTCCCGAAGCTCCTCACAATTATGTATGTAAATCTCTTCTAATCTAGATAATCTAAAAATGCATTCGGGGATACTAACAATATTGGAGTCCTCTATAGTTATATATCTCAATGCCGGGAAGAAATCATTCTTCATACAAAAAtctaaatcaattaaaatttctcTATGGCATATGAGTAGCGGATTTCTATAAGAATCCATAACAAAGCCGTTATCTATTTCCTCAAGCAGTTGAAATTTATTGGTGCTATCCAAAAACTTCCCAAGGTTTTCACATTCCCGTATCACTAATTTGATAATCCCTTCGGTGAGATATCTTAGTGATAAAGGCCATTCTCTGATATTACTATAACTAACACTGAAATATTCTAAACATTTCATTTCAGGGTGAACATTGGGAAACTTCTCAAGCCTTGGGCAGTTATCTAGTTCGAAACGTTTATTCAACTTGAGGGTGCTCGGAAGAATCTGAAGTTTCATGCAGTCACTGAGGAACAAATATTCAAGCTTATCAAGAAGTCCAATAGAGTCATGAATCTCaattaaattttcacaataagaAATGTCCAATGTCTCTAAGTTTGGAGCGCATAAGTCAGGTAATCTTGTGATGGATTGACACCTTTCCAAATTGATACTTTTCAAATATTTGTAATGGCacccctaaaaattaaaaaaaaaataataaaaaaaaaaccaaaaaaaaaaatcatttcatctaattttaaaaataacatttagGGAAATGAAGATTCACAAATAATAAACTCATACCTGCTCGAATAATTTCTCTAACCCAATGCAACTATTCGACACCTCCAGTCCAACAAGGTTTTTAGGACAAAATTTGGATGGCAAGGAAAAATTATATCCTGACCATTTAAACAATCTTAATTCATTGGAAAGATATTCAAGTTCTTGGGAAATTTGTACATTCTTaacaataagaaatttgagattttccATCTTTTCGAAAGCTGAAGCTTTTAATGATACTGTTATTGGTTCAGGTTCGCACCACATTATGCCTCGAATTTTATCCGACCCCTAGATAAGACAAAGAATTAGTTGCAGTTCATAACAAAATCCGACAAAAGTATAATTATTTTAGAAActttaaacaatatatatatatatatatatattttttttttttcttcaatattgaaaaggaaaaaataaatgaaaaataaaaggttaAGCAAAAGAACTTATACCTTATTTctagttaataatttataagCATCCTCATGACACCATATTCTGCTGTGATTTTCAAGCCTTTCAAATTCTTCTTGAGCTATTTCTCTACCCATTTGTTGTAGCAAGTCATGCATCCACAATGTGCCATCTTCATCGGTTATGAGACATTTATCAATAAGCTTTCCAATACCAAATTTTGGATATAAGTCGCAAGCATCTAATATCTTTACAACATAATCCTTGCTGAATCCCTtaaagaaacatgcaatatcaagaaaaatatgtttttcatttttatccaatccaataaaacttattttgagtatctcttgaattttttcatGTTGAATGTTCTTATACATTTCAAATGCATTACTCCATTCATCTGTACTTTTTCCACACAAAGCAGAACCCATTACTTTTAGAGCTAGTGGAAGTCCTTTAGCATAAGATATAATCAGCTCTGCAAGTTTTGAATAATCTTCCTTGGGCTCATTTGTGTGGAAGGCATGTATATTAAAAAGATCACGAGCTTCACATGGACACAGTTCTTTGACCTTGTAAATTAGATGACCTTTTGGAAGAGTGGTTAGCACATGTTTGTCTCTTGTTGTTATAATGACTATACTCCCTGAAGCAAACCAGTCACATTTTCcaagcaatttttttatttgttctgaATTATCCACATCATCGAGAACTAAAAGAAcctttttacaacaaattctctCCTTTATCAAATTGGTTCCTTCAAATTCACTGTCTACCTTCAAATAGTTATCTTGTAAGATCTTAGAAAGAAGTTTCTCTTGTAGTTGTATCATGCCACAATTTATAGACTTTTCTGAGTTTTCTCTAACCTTCTCCAAAAAACAGCTTCCTTCAAATTGATGAGCAATTATGCAATAAACAACGTTTGCAATTGTAGTCTTACCTACTCCAGGAAGTCCATGAATCCCTAAAATGCGAACTTCATTTGACTCAATATTTAAAAGTGACTTTATGTCCTTTACACGAGAATTTATTCCAACCAGGTCTTCAGCATCATATAATGGTCTCCGATTAAATGTAGCACTTGATATTTCTTTAACAATTCCTTGTATAAAGTCATGTTCAGATTTATATGCAGTGCGACTGCCAATCACATAGCACAAGAAAACATAACATATAATGAGTTAGATTAGTAGATGAACAAAATTTAAGATATCTAGCTTTGTGAGTCATAAGATACAACTAACACGTTTTTAAATAAAGTACATGTAGatttcaaatatatcatttctcttaatattaacataatctttttttttttctctttaaatatATGCCTTGTAGATTACTTTCGGAATCTTAGCAAGTAGTTGCATGAAAACTCACCTCCTGTGAGGTATCATATTTATTGGAAACCCACTATTAGTGGTagcatatttaaaatattttgtatcctaaaaaaattgtaacaccCGAAATTTTTTTACGTAATTGAAGTAAGcccaatataattaaatttggcctcttttttttttgagaaaaaatttggCCTCTCTTAATTGTATTCTTTCccttttaaacaaaaagaaaaagtccaacaataaaatt
It encodes the following:
- the LOC126689490 gene encoding TMV resistance protein N-like isoform X2: MVFLTNEGASSSSSTCRWKYDVFLSFRGEDTRTGFTTYLYKALEQKGINTFMDDKLPRGEEISAELLKTIEESMILVIVFSKNYAESKWCLDELVKIVECSENDQMVLLRPIFYNVEPREVRNQLGNFGIALANHEKEFKDNMGKMPRWREALSKAASVSGWHYEEGRTAYKSEHDFIQGIVKEISSATFNRRPLYDAEDLVGINSRVKDIKSLLNIESNEVRILGIHGLPGVGKTTIANVVYCIIAHQFEGSCFLEKVRENSEKSINCGMIQLQEKLLSKILQDNYLKVDSEFEGTNLIKERICCKKVLLVLDDVDNSEQIKKLLGKCDWFASGSIVIITTRDKHVLTTLPKGHLIYKVKELCPCEARDLFNIHAFHTNEPKEDYSKLAELIISYAKGLPLALKVMGSALCGKSTDEWSNAFEMYKNIQHEKIQEILKISFIGLDKNEKHIFLDIACFFKGFSKDYVVKILDACDLYPKFGIGKLIDKCLITDEDGTLWMHDLLQQMGREIAQEEFERLENHSRIWCHEDAYKLLTRNKGSDKIRGIMWCEPEPITVSLKASAFEKMENLKFLIVKNVQISQELEYLSNELRLFKWSGYNFSLPSKFCPKNLVGLEVSNSCIGLEKLFEQGCHYKYLKSINLERCQSITRLPDLCAPNLETLDISYCENLIEIHDSIGLLDKLEYLFLSDCMKLQILPSTLKLNKRFELDNCPRLEKFPNVHPEMKCLEYFSVSYSNIREWPLSLRYLTEGIIKLVIRECENLGKFLDSTNKFQLLEEIDNGFVMDSYRNPLLICHREILIDLDFCMKNDFFPALRYITIEDSNIVSIPECIFRLSRLEEIYIHNCEELREIQVPRLPQSIRRVRIVGCPSLLPQSSSRLLNQFGKILGILPNRVREGARSDILMDLFDDSESESDSESKSDSEIEDRSILLPGTEIPKSLKFNHQSFGNSISFKVGCKFPKLVVCVAFRSAEDRLRCRHSEVDVSVNGCNWYITNSYSEESWEELWLFSKSLGQLSKPYLYYEQNQVEVEVSCKIHDHNFDFVYNNDFVKWVGVNVECICCPQKSDITYLLASEIRYGSSSVLNDTELPPFQPVFPTSYGFEPGLKGFLGDLNVYLSAPTNSELLALLPGPNMDHEVSNTVNDLRLLKGIHNDGCDLSLSLNDSNERESEPPLFHDLTNGFDFGFAQPNLELGSGVSSGFHLGSSSMAHASVNDDSDFYMGSSSMAHDCLNDDSDFNMVPPPKKARTS
- the LOC126689490 gene encoding TMV resistance protein N-like isoform X1; translated protein: MFLDGKRKTRDTFTLLLSKKCQMPTHNSFTHTHSHSNTFFYFTPNFHSGLISLSDSIHSFYQFRDLTVKKIPMVFLTNEGASSSSSTCRWKYDVFLSFRGEDTRTGFTTYLYKALEQKGINTFMDDKLPRGEEISAELLKTIEESMILVIVFSKNYAESKWCLDELVKIVECSENDQMVLLRPIFYNVEPREVRNQLGNFGIALANHEKEFKDNMGKMPRWREALSKAASVSGWHYEEGRTAYKSEHDFIQGIVKEISSATFNRRPLYDAEDLVGINSRVKDIKSLLNIESNEVRILGIHGLPGVGKTTIANVVYCIIAHQFEGSCFLEKVRENSEKSINCGMIQLQEKLLSKILQDNYLKVDSEFEGTNLIKERICCKKVLLVLDDVDNSEQIKKLLGKCDWFASGSIVIITTRDKHVLTTLPKGHLIYKVKELCPCEARDLFNIHAFHTNEPKEDYSKLAELIISYAKGLPLALKVMGSALCGKSTDEWSNAFEMYKNIQHEKIQEILKISFIGLDKNEKHIFLDIACFFKGFSKDYVVKILDACDLYPKFGIGKLIDKCLITDEDGTLWMHDLLQQMGREIAQEEFERLENHSRIWCHEDAYKLLTRNKGSDKIRGIMWCEPEPITVSLKASAFEKMENLKFLIVKNVQISQELEYLSNELRLFKWSGYNFSLPSKFCPKNLVGLEVSNSCIGLEKLFEQGCHYKYLKSINLERCQSITRLPDLCAPNLETLDISYCENLIEIHDSIGLLDKLEYLFLSDCMKLQILPSTLKLNKRFELDNCPRLEKFPNVHPEMKCLEYFSVSYSNIREWPLSLRYLTEGIIKLVIRECENLGKFLDSTNKFQLLEEIDNGFVMDSYRNPLLICHREILIDLDFCMKNDFFPALRYITIEDSNIVSIPECIFRLSRLEEIYIHNCEELREIQVPRLPQSIRRVRIVGCPSLLPQSSSRLLNQFGKILGILPNRVREGARSDILMDLFDDSESESDSESKSDSEIEDRSILLPGTEIPKSLKFNHQSFGNSISFKVGCKFPKLVVCVAFRSAEDRLRCRHSEVDVSVNGCNWYITNSYSEESWEELWLFSKSLGQLSKPYLYYEQNQVEVEVSCKIHDHNFDFVYNNDFVKWVGVNVECICCPQKSDITYLLASEIRYGSSSVLNDTELPPFQPVFPTSYGFEPGLKGFLGDLNVYLSAPTNSELLALLPGPNMDHEVSNTVNDLRLLKGIHNDGCDLSLSLNDSNERESEPPLFHDLTNGFDFGFAQPNLELGSGVSSGFHLGSSSMAHASVNDDSDFYMGSSSMAHDCLNDDSDFNMVPPPKKARTS